From the genome of Candidatus Eisenbacteria bacterium, one region includes:
- a CDS encoding beta-N-acetylhexosaminidase — protein MIPLPQRVVLTGESCEFAPSRVTSRIVSDGIGLGDEGYRLRAGSSGILIEALTEAGLSYGHRTLQQVLAARSDRPDLAGPVAASGGGRPLVLQGLLIEDRPRFSWRGLHLDVARHFFPAARVCEAIEWCAEHKLNRLHWHLTDDQGWRLPVPGRPRLAEISSRRKEADGSTHAGLYTAEEIREVIRHAATRNVTVVPEIDLPGHVRAALAAYPELSCSGEVLPVPATWGIFEDVLCAGSDDALDFVTEVLSAVASLFPGKYIHIGGDEVLKNRWAACPKCRARMEREGLETPEDLQSWFVRRVARMVGDLGRTPVGWDEILEGGAPPGAVVMSWRGIEGGIAAARGGHHVVMCPTGHCYLDSYQGPRDAAPPAFPRDVDLEAAYAFEPAPSSIENPDLVLGGQACVWTERIPDWEHLGTMTFPRLCAIAEALWTDPRRRDYPDFLLRMRLHERRLLRAGIKPYPLPAS, from the coding sequence GTGATCCCCCTGCCTCAGCGCGTCGTTCTCACCGGAGAGTCATGCGAGTTCGCGCCCTCACGCGTAACTTCCCGCATCGTCTCCGACGGCATCGGCCTCGGCGATGAGGGGTACAGGCTGCGCGCCGGATCGAGCGGCATTCTGATCGAGGCTTTGACGGAAGCGGGACTCTCCTACGGCCATCGAACGCTCCAGCAGGTCCTCGCGGCTCGATCCGATCGCCCCGACCTCGCCGGCCCGGTCGCGGCTTCCGGCGGCGGCCGCCCACTCGTCCTTCAGGGCCTCCTGATCGAGGACCGGCCGCGATTCTCCTGGAGAGGACTCCACCTCGATGTGGCGAGGCACTTCTTCCCCGCGGCGCGCGTATGCGAAGCGATCGAGTGGTGCGCGGAACACAAGCTGAACCGGCTGCACTGGCACCTCACCGATGACCAGGGATGGCGCCTTCCTGTTCCCGGGCGGCCGCGGCTTGCGGAGATCTCATCGAGGAGAAAAGAGGCTGACGGATCGACACACGCGGGCCTCTACACGGCCGAGGAAATCCGCGAGGTCATCCGCCACGCCGCCACCCGAAACGTCACGGTCGTCCCGGAGATCGACTTGCCCGGGCATGTCCGAGCCGCGCTCGCGGCATACCCGGAGCTTTCCTGCTCGGGGGAAGTCCTGCCTGTCCCGGCGACCTGGGGGATCTTCGAGGATGTCCTCTGCGCCGGCAGCGATGACGCCCTCGACTTCGTGACGGAAGTCCTCTCCGCGGTCGCGTCGCTCTTCCCGGGGAAGTACATCCACATCGGAGGAGACGAAGTCCTGAAGAACCGCTGGGCCGCGTGCCCCAAGTGCCGTGCCCGGATGGAGAGAGAGGGGCTCGAAACGCCGGAGGATCTGCAATCCTGGTTCGTCCGGCGCGTCGCGCGAATGGTCGGGGATCTGGGACGGACGCCCGTAGGGTGGGACGAGATTCTCGAGGGCGGCGCGCCCCCGGGCGCCGTCGTCATGTCGTGGCGAGGGATCGAGGGAGGCATCGCGGCCGCCCGGGGGGGACACCATGTCGTGATGTGTCCTACCGGCCACTGCTATCTCGACTCGTACCAGGGCCCCCGCGACGCCGCTCCCCCGGCCTTCCCGCGGGATGTCGATCTCGAGGCGGCCTATGCCTTCGAGCCGGCGCCTTCCTCCATCGAGAACCCCGATCTCGTCCTCGGAGGCCAGGCGTGCGTCTGGACGGAGCGCATCCCGGATTGGGAGCATCTTGGAACCATGACATTCCCCAGGCTGTGCGCGATCGCCGAAGCCTTGTGGACCGATCCTCGGAGGCGCGACTATCCCGACTTCCTCCTCCGGATGCGACTTCACGAGCGTCGGCTGCTGAGAGCGGGGATCAAGCCCTACCCGCTCCCCGCCTCATAG